The DNA sequence ATTACAGTCTGGTAGATTTTCCCTGTGGTAACGTTGTTATTTTGAGAAGTGGGAGCATCCAAGTATCGCTCGTAGTGACCTAAATCCAGATCCGTCTCCGCACCATCTTCGGTTACATAGCATTCTCCGTGTTCATAAGGATTCAATGTTCCTGGGTCAATATTAATATAAGGATCTAGTTTTTGGATCGTTACATTAAAACCGCGTGATTTCAGCAATAGTCCCAGAGAAGCAGAAACGATTCCTTTTCCCAAAGATGAAGTTACACCTCCTGTCACAAAGATGTATTTAGTATTCTTTTTACTCATTAGATTAGGTTTGTGCAAAGTTATGGGAAAAAGAAATACGAGGCAATTTATTTACCAAGAAATAAAAAAAGGTTCCTCAAAATTACTTGAGAAACCTTTGACCAAACCAAATTATATTTAAAAAAATTATTGTTTTATTAATTCAAAATATAAGTTTACATCCACATCTTTTGCTACCCCTGCACCAGTTGGATCATATTTAATATTATAATCAAGACGGTTTACTGTAAATTTTGTCTGGAAACCTAAGACTTCTTTTCCCTGTTGATTTTTAGTAATACCTCCATATGTTAAAGGGATACTTATTTCTTTAGTAACATCTTTGATCGTTAACTTTCCTTTAAGCGTGTAATTATTTTTGTCTTTTACAATTGAAGTTCCTTCAAATTTCATGGTCTGAAATTTCTCAGCATCAAAGAAATCAGCACTTTTCAAATGCTTATCTCTCATTTCAACCCCTGTATTTACAGAACCTGTTATTACACTGAAGTTTAATGTAGCTTTATCCAGATTAGCTCCCGGAGCTGTTATAGTTCCTTCAAATTTATCAAACCTTCCCTGCACAAAACTGATCCCCATATGCTTGATATTGAAATTTACAGAAGAATGCATTGGATCTACATTCCAAGTTGACTGTGCAAAACCGCTAATGCTTAGAAAAGCAAATACAAAAGCGAATAGTATCTTTTTCATAGTAATATATTTTAAAATTATTTTGTTCAAAGGTAAATTGATAAACTGAATAGCATCTTGATCTATGGTAATTTTTTATCTTTTGAAAACGAAATTTTTGAATTAATTAAATCTATAAGGTATATAACCAGTAAAACAATGCCTGAATTCGCATACGTCAATACACTAAAAAAATGATCATCCCTACTACCAAAAGGATTAAAACCCGAAATAATGAGACTAAACAAATAAATGATTTCAAATAAAACAGCTATCCTAATCATCGAATGGTAGCTTTTTTTAAAAATCAATACTGTAATGAAACCAATGACAGATACAATTATACCTTCCATTAGAATCAGAAAAGGAGCCATTCCGTAACTACCACCAGGTAAATTCAAGAGAGATACAATCAGAATACTCATCACAAAATTCAAAAATGTCATGACTCCAAAAATCATGATACTATTTATCAGAATATTTTTCATGAGTGAAAATTAACTAAAATTTGAGAAGTAAAATTCAAAAAAAATTTTGAACTTCGCGGTATGGCAAAACTTAGAACAGCATATTTCTGTCAAAACTGTGGAACCCAGTATTCTCAATGGATGGGACAATGTAAAAATTGTGGGCAATGGAATACTCTTGTTGAAGAAATTGTAGAAAAACCTACCCATAAAAGTCTTCCTTCCTCAAAAAGCAAACAACATGTCATCAATATTGTGGAGGTGGAAGCAATTGAGGAACCCCGAATAAAAACTCCTTCAGAAGAACTTAACCGAGTTTTGGGAGGCGGGATCGTTTTGGGCTCCGTTACTTTAATTGGCGGTGAACCCGGAATTGGAAAATCGACGCTGCTCTTGCAGTTGGCTTTAAAAATGAAAAAAACGGTTTTCTATGTTTCAGGAGAAGAGAGTGCTTCACAAATTAAAATGAGAGCAGACCGTTTATCTGAGATTCAAAATCCAAATTGTTTTCTTTTCACTGAAACTTCGTTAGAAAAAATCCTTCATGAAGCTAAGAAATTAGAACCTGATTTTGTCATCATTGACTCTATTCAAACCCTGCAATCTCAACTGATTGAAAGTTCACCGGGAACTGTTTCTCAAATCAGAGAGTGCTCTAATGAGATCATCAAATATGCTAAGGAAAATAACACACCTGTATTCCTGGTAGGGCACATTACAAAAGACGGACAAATTGCAGGACCAAAAGTATTGGAACATATGGTTGATGTGGTTCTTAACTTTGACGGAGATAGAAATCATCTTTTCAGGTTATTAAGAGCAAATAAAAACCGTTTTGGCTCGACTTCAGAAATCGGCATATACGAAATGATCTCTCAGGGTCTTAAAGAGATTAAAAACCCATCCGAAATTTTAATTACAAAAAAATTTGAGGAACTTTCGGGAAATTCTGTTGCTGTAACTCTGGAAGGAAACCGCCCTATGCTTCTTGAAATCCAGGCACTGGTAAGTACCGCTGTTTATGGAACACCACAAAGAAGCTCTACCGGCTTTGATGCAAAAAGATTAAACATGCTTCTTGCCGTGTTAGAGAAACGCGCAGGCTTCCAATTGGGCTCAAAAGATGTTTTTCTTAATATTACAGGAGGGATAAAAACAGACGATCCGGCTCTAGATTTGGCAGTGGTAGCATCTATTCTTTCTTCCAATGAGGACATCGCCATCTCAGAACATTTTTGCTTTGCTGGTGAAATCGGATTAAGCGGAGAGATCAGACCTGTAGCTCAGGTGGAACAACGAATTTCGGAGGCCGAAAAATTAGGTTATGAAAAAATATTTGTTTCGAATCTGAATAAAATTCCAAAAAGAAAATTCGGGATCAAAATTGAGGAAGTAAGTAAAATCGAGGACTTTCACGAACGAATTTTTTAATAAAAATGTAATTCAATGCCACTAGAAAATATTCAAAAATTTGTCCTTGTGTTGCTTTATGGTGGCTTGACACTGTTTTCATTCACCGTATTAATCAACCCATTGCGGGTGAACAAAAAGGCTAATTTCTTTTTTGGGTTATTTTTATTTTTGTGGTCGAGTTACTGGATATTAAATGTATTGCAATTTTGTAACCTTCCGCCCACCCCACTGTTTGAAAAAGGGGTGTATTCTATACAGATATTAACACCTATATTTTTGTTTTTCAGTGTTGTCTTCTTCATCAATCCTAATTATCATTTCAAAAGAAAAGATATTTTTTGTCTTATTGCCCCTATAGTTTATTGGGTATTACTCATTTGCTCCGATGACAATAAGACCATTTACAGTATCGTAATGCTTATGGCGGTTTCCCACAACCTCCCTTATATTGCGTTAATTTATTTTAAAATAAGAAAACACCAAAAAAGAATAGAAATTATCTCGTCAGACACTGAAAATATAGACCTCCAATGGCTCATTAAACTTAGCTTTCTTCTTTTTACGACAATTATTATAACTGTTGGATACGAACTATTTAACACTTTTGTATATAAGATGCATCAGCATGTGGTCATGGATCTTTTATTTTTGTTCATTGTCTACAGCACTCTATTCTATGTCCTTCGTCAAAAGGAAATCTATCCCATTGATAAAAAACAGCGGGCGGAGTTGTTATCCATCGAATTAGAAAATGACGGAGAAATAATTGAAAAGAAAAAATTAATCCCTGATCAGGAATTTGATATTTTAAAACAAAAATTAATCTCTTTAATGGAAACTGAAAAACCGTTTTTGGATGGTGATCTCAATCTATTGAAGTTATCCGATTTAATTCAAATTAATGCTCATCAACTTTCCTATCTTCTCAACAATGGTTTCAATGAAAACTTTTTCCATTTTGTCAACAAGTACAGAGTAGAGTACGCCAAGCAACTACTAGTAAATGATTCTCATCAAAAACTGTCAATGGTCGGAATTGCATTTGAATCCGGTTTCAATTCTAAAACAGCCTTCAATACCATCTTCAAAAAAATGACAGAAATGACACCCTCTGAATTTAAAAAATCTTACTCACACCAATAGCCCCTATATCAATTTCACCAACAAGAAAGCCATATTATTAAAAATTTCACACAGAATCGTTCTATGTTTTGAAAAAAATTCACCACATGTTGATATTTTGTATACATTTGTATTTCACCACATAAATCACATACAATGAAAACAAAATTCACTATTCTCGTGCTGTTTTGTGCAACACTATTATCTGCACAAAACAAGATCTTCCAAACACCTATTAATGAAAGCAGTTTGAAGAGTAACCAAAAAGTAAGTAGAGAATTAGCTTCTTCTTATTTAGCAACAAAGTACTATTCACAAGCTCCATTTAACCTAAAATCTGATCTGCAAATCAGTCTTCCCAACGGCAAAGAAATTACTGCCAAATTTAGCCGCACCTTGACCTATAGCAATAAGAGCGAATCCTATATCTACACGGTAAACAACGATCCTCAGGCAGAGCTTGTCCTTTCTCAATACGACCGTATTGTAACAGGAATGTATGCTTCAGGTACTGGAGAAAAGGTAATGTTCCATCAGACAGATGCAAATATCTTTGCACTTTCCGAAGTCAGCGACTCAAAAATCCTCAACCAGGATTCAATAGACGATTACATTCTTGACCAACCAGAAATTTCCAGCAATAAAGCAAACTCCAATGTATGCCTATCTTCCACTCCTGTTTGCCCCGCAACAAGAATTGACGTGATGGTCGTATTTACTACTGCAGCTAAAAATGCGTGGGGTGGACTTTCACAAAGCAACTCTTTTGTCGCTACTGCTATCACCAACTTCAATACTGCACTTACCAATTCCGGGGTTTCTAATGTAACCATTAATCTGGTTTATTCCGGCGAGATCTCTTACACAGAATCAGGAAGTTTAAGTACGGATTTACCACGACTAAGAAACAACAATGATGGTTTTATGGATAATGTTCATACTTTAAGAACAACATATGGAGCAGATCTTTGCGCTCTTGTTACCTCAACTCCTACTAATACCTGTGGCCTGGGATATGTTAACACCAGCTCAACCAACTACTCCAGCAGTTCAGGATTCTGTGTAAGCTTATACAATTGTGCTGTCTCCAATTACTCACTAGCCCATGAGCTTGGCCATAATATGGGATTAAGACACGACTGGTATGTTGACAGCAGCACTACTCCTTGTGATCACCACCATGGGTACACCAACAAAAAAGCTATTGACCTGGGAAGCTCAAGCACTTCTTCTCAAAGATGGAGAACAATTATGGCTTACAATGACGAGTGTTCATCAAAAGGATTCAATTGCACCAGAATTAATCGTTGGGCGAATCCGGGTATCAATTACAACAGCGATCCTACAGGAGTTGCTATTGGAAGCACAAAACCAGCAAATGAAGCTTATGGATTTACAAGATTTGCTTGTGTCGTTTCTAATTTCATGCCCGAAACCCAATCTTTCCTGACAACAAAAGAAACACCTCGTGAAGTACAAGAATTCATTCTATATCCTAACCCGGCTAATGACATGATTCAAATTTCAGGCAATAGACCAGGCAAATATTCCTTTAAAGTTTATAACGGTATAGGGCAAAATATAATAACCACCAACGAAAAGACGATTAATCTAAAAGGATTACTATCAGGAGAGTATTTCCTCAATATTTATGATGACAAAAATTCTTTGATAGAAAGTAAAAAGTTTATTGTTAGATAATTTCTTTTAAATAGTTAGTTTATAAACCTTCAAATATCTTAACTTTATTTGAAGGTTTTATTTTTGTAGCCTTTTATCCTATGAATTACCTAGCACATTCTTTTCTTTCTTTCACTGACCAACAAATTGTAGGACAGTTCCTGGAAGACTTTATCCGAAATAAAGACCGCTTTTCATTCCCAAAGGACATTCAGGACGGAATCACTTTACACAGAGCAATTGATACTTATACAGATTCCCATCCCGCCATCCATGAAGCAAAAAAAGTATTCAGCCCTTTGGTAAGATTGTATGCCGGAGCTTTTGTAGATGTATCAATGGATTATTTTCTGGCCACTGATTATAGTCTCAATTCATTACAAGGATGGAAAGAGCATTCGTTAAAAGTATACAGAGTACTCAATGAAAACAAAAAATGGCTTCCCGAAAATTTCAAAAATATGCTGGTAAAAATGGAATCGGATGACTGGCTTTATAATTATCGCGAAGATTGGGGAATAAAATTCAGTATACAAAATGTCCTGAATAAAGCAAAATATTTGGATAAAGACATCCCCGTTTTTAAAGCTTTCTTAGAAAATAAAGATTTCCTTCAGGACTGCTATAATCAATTCTTCCCGGATTTACTCGAACATACAAAAGGGATCAATGCTCTTTTACAAGTTGAAAATTAATTCAATAAAATAAAAAAGTACTTACAGAGTAAGCACTTCATAACCTTCTTTATTTCGCTTAAAATAATTTGATATGAAGATTATTATTTAATAAGTCAATTTTATTGCCAAAATGTTACAAACGAACGCTTGTTAGTTTTAAAAACACCTATATACCTCTATCTCAGAAGAAAAAAATAATCCTGTAAAGCCCTTCCTGCTAAATAAAAAAGCACCTACCGAAGTAAGCGCTCAATATAGTGAATTTGTGTTATTAGAATTTTTAGTGCCTGACTTACCGGATTAAATGGGAACTTTCACGCCGGTAAGTAATAAATTATAATTGTGTTTATTAAAGCCTATTTAATCTCCTATTATGAAGATCAACAATTGTTTTGAATTGGGGCTAGTGTAGCTCTAGTTCATGAAGACTGGATCTATTGCATTGGCAACATTCCCAATACGTCCTTGGCAACCACTAAAACTCCTATTGTAAGGATTATCATCAACGCGAATTTGTTGTATTCAGCCCAATTTGCGTACTTATAACACTGCAAACAGATAAGAAAACGAAGAGAAGGTAACTTTTTCTAATTTTCATATAAAATAATTTTGAGTAGATTATTATTTCCAACAATAAGGAACTAGTGTATTTTTTTCACCCGCATTAATTTCAATAAAAATTAATAAAATATCACATTTTATAAAAATTTAACATTTTAAATCTTATCAAATATAATTATTTTTATTTAAAAAACAAACAAATCTTATAATTATTAACAAATCTTAATAATAATTATTACTCACTATTATAAGATTTAATTTATAATATAAGTTTCCTCTATTCATTTATATTATCAACAATAAATTTTCTAAATAAAATGTTAAAATATAAATTAACTTTTCCTTATATGCTTTCAAAGATAAATAATTTCTATTTATCACACAATGGTGTATTAATTTTTATAATAAAAGTATTTTAAAGAAAAAAAACACCTGTGAAATACAGGTGTTCTTAGTATAAGGTATGATTAAAATTGTTGAAATAAATACCGATTCGGATAACTCAGCTTCTCACTTTTCCTTTCTCCTTTGAGAATGACATGAACAATATTGATCTGATCATCAAATAAATTATACAGAAAACTTACAGCAGCTTCCACTTTCTTTGGCATGTTTACAGGCTCGGTTTCTAAAAAAACATTCACCGATTCACTGTCTTCTTCATAGCCTATATAGTTTATTTTTAAAAATTTACTGTCCGCTTTCAGCTTTAGGTATTCGGTACAATAATTTTTCAAGGCTTCATCTAACTGAAGCTTATACTTGGGATCATTGAAATGAAAAGGTTTATTGTATTTCTTATTCAATGCATTTTCAAGATCGTCCAAAAAAAAACGGCCTGTTACTTCAAATGTTTTTGACTTTGCATTATAATTGATTTCGACAGAACCCACATGATAAGGATGCTTCTCTTTAGTAAAAGAAAACAAAAAAATAACAGGAAGTAGCAATAACCATATACCCTTCATAACCGTAGACTTAATTATTTTCCGAAATTAATCATTATTTTCGTACGCTTTACATTATCACTCTATCATGCAAGATTTTTTATTTTATTTAAAACTAGGCTGGGAACATATCATTTCTTTGGACGCTTTGGATCATCAACTTTTTGTACTGGCATTAATTGCGATCTATTCTTATAAAGATTTGAAAAAAATACTGATCCTAGTCACTGCATTTACGATTGGCCATTCCATTACTCTTGCGTTAAGTATTCTGGATGTGGTGAGAGTTCCATCGGATTGGGTAGAATTTTTAATTCCTTTAACGATCGTACTTACAGCATTGGGAAATATCATCATGAAAAACAAAAAACAGACACTGGATAAAACAAATTATTATCTGGCTTTGATTTTTGGATTAATTCATGGAATGGGATTTGCCAATACAGCAAGAGTGATGATCGCTAAAAGCCAAAGTATTGCGATCCCTCTTTTAGGATTTAATATTGGGCTTGAATTAGGTCAAATCGTGATTGTTTTTGCTATATTAATCCTGCTTTTTATTGCTTTAACCATTTTCAAAATCAACAAAAAGGATTGGGTATTATTTATCTCGTCCGGGGTATTTGCACTGGCATTGAAAATGACTTTAGAAAGAATTCCATTTTAGGCTTTAATGATTGATATATTTTCAACTACTTATTGGTATATTTGAAAATTATTAAACCATTCGGTCATGAAACTAAAAGTAACTGTACTTTCTGTATTCACATTTATAGGTGCGACTGCACAAAACATTCAAAATAATCCGGGAAGCAATCACGGAAATAAATTTGAACAATTAGGAACCATTTTACCTACTCCAAATATTTACAGGACAGCATCCGGATCTCCGGGACAAGGGTACTGGCAAAACAGAGCTGATTATTCTATTTCAGCTTATCTGGATGAGGATAAAAGAAACCTGAAAGGCTCTGAAACGATCACGTATTATAATAATTCTCCTGATGACCTTGATTATATCTGGTTACAGTTGGATGAAAACGAAGCATCCTCTATTAACAAAGCAAATTATGGAGCTTCAACTACTCTTCCCAAAACTTCAAATGATCAACAGTTAAAAGCGACAGAACTTCCTGAAAAAGACAATGGATATGGGGTACATCTTGAAAAGGTAACCGATGCCTCAGGAAATCCTCTACTATATACAGTCAACAAAACGATGATGCGTATCGACCTGCCTAAGGTTTTAAAAAAAGGAGAAAAGCTGATTTTTAAAGTAGACTGGAACTATAATATTACCAACCGAATCAAAATGGGTGGCCGTGGTGGTTATGAGAATTTTCCGGAGGATGGAAACGATCTTTACACCATGACCCAATGGTATCCAAGGATGTGTGTCTACAGTGATTTCCATGGATGGCAGAATCATCAGTTTACAGGAAGGGGAGAATTTGCATTGGTCTTCGGAAATTTTAAAGTATCACTGAACGTTCCATCCGATCACGTTGTAGGAGGAACGGGTGAATGTAAAAATTACGATCAGGTCCTGTCTTCTGACCAGTTAGCCAGATACAAGAAGGCTCAGGGCTCTACTGAACCAATAGAAATAGTAACACTTGACGAAGCTAAGAAAGCTGAAAAAAATAAATCAAAGCAAAGAAAAACCTGGTTATTTGAAGCCAACGATGTAAGAGATTTCGCCTGGACCTCATCAAGAAAATTTGTCTGGGACGGAATGGGGGTTACCATTCCTGAAAACAATAATAAAGTAATGGCTATGAGTTTCTACGGAAAAGAAGCTTATGGATTATACAGAAAATTCTCTACAAGAGCTGTTGCCCATACCATCAAAACTTATTCAGAATTCACAATCCCATACCCTTATCCGGTTGCCCAATCTGTAGAAGCAGCTAATGGAATGGAATATCCTATGATCTGCTTCAACTTTGGAAGAACAGAGAAAGACGGAACTTATTCAGAAGGGGTTAAAAATGGAATGATTGGTGTAGTTATTCATGAAGTAGGACATAATTTCTTTCCGATGATCATTAATTCAGACGAAAGACAATGGACCTGGATGGATGAAGGTCTTAATACCTTCACAGAATATCTTACCGAAGAAAGATGGGATAATAAATTTCCATCGAAACGTGGACCCGCATGGACAATTGTAGATTATATGAAACTTCCTAAAGATCAATTGGAACCGATTATGAGTAATTCTGAAAACATTGTTCAGTTTGGCCCAAATGCCTATTCCAAACCTGCTACAGGATTGAATATTCTTCGTGAAACAATTATGGGCAGAGAACTTTTCGATAAGGCGTACAAAACATATGCTAAACGATGGGCGTTCAAACATCCTGAACCTGCAGATTTTTTCAGAACCATGGAGGACGCAAGTGGCGAGGATCTGGACTGGTTCTGGAGAGGTTGGTTCTACGGAATAGACCCTGTTGATATTGCTATTGATAAAGTTACCATTGGTACACCGGATTTAGATGCCTCTCCAACGGGTAATGAAGTAAAGTATAAAGTAGACAAAGCGTTGGTCAATGATTTTGAAGATATCTCAAAAATAAGAAACAAAGAGGACAAGAATATTACATTCTATGTGGACAAGGATAAGGAGGCTCAGGATTTCTACTATCGTTATGACAGAGGACAGGAAAAAGTAGACAATACAAAAGAACATTCTCTTATAAATGATAACAATACAACTCTGGACAAGAAGGATAAAGAAAAATTCAAAAATATTCAGGGATACCAGATTGACTTTGTCAACAAAGGTGGATTGGTAATGCCAATTATTCTAGAATTTACATTTGAAGACGGAACTAAATTATATGACAAATCCTCTGCTCAGATCTGGAGACTCAATGAACAAAAAGTTTCCAAAACTTACTATTTTGAAAAGAAATTAAAATCTATTCAACTGGATCCAATGCGGGAAACTGCAGATATTGACACCTCAAATAACTTCTGGAGCAATGATGGAAGTAACGCACAGACATCAAAATTCCAAGTATTCAAGCAAAAACATGAAAATATAAGAGGCGGAGCCAGTGGAAAAGTAAATCCGATGCAAGCTGCAGAGAAAAAATAAATCACAATTAAAACCGCCTGTTGGCGGTTTTATTTTTATTTCCCTAAATGATTTTTCAATACTGCTTTATAGGTTCTTCCTAAAGGAATTTTATCTCCACCGATAAGGAAAACATTTTTCACATCATACGACTCGATATGAGAAGTCAAAACGATATAAGATTTATGAACCCTGATAAATCCAAAAGCCTGGAACTTTTCCTCAAAGTTAGACATCCGGTCAAGGATCATATACTTTTTTAAAGGAGTAACAAGAATGATGTACTCTCCGAATCCCTGTATCCAAAGAATATCTTTTAGAAAAACCTTATTCATGATATAATTGGATTTAAACATAATAAAGTCCTTTTCTTCAGGCTCTGTTGAGTTTTTAAACTGTAGAAAATCCTTAGCTTTATTAATGGCTCTCTTAAAGGTTTCAAAATCTACAGGCTTTACAAGATAATGTACCACATCCAATTCAAATGCTTTCACAGCATGCTGGGTTTCCAACGTCATAAAAATACATAAAGGCTTATAAGGCAGTTTTTGTAACAATTCCACTCCATTAATCTCAGGCATATTAATATCCAGGATGACAAGGTCTACCCTATTTTCCTTTAAATATTCCAATGCAACATCTGCCTCCTGAAAAGAATTCTGAAGGTCTATATCTTCTATCTGCGCACAATATTGTTTAACAAGTTGCAATGCAGGATATTCATCGTCTACATTGACTACAGATAAATTAGCCATTCAGATTAATTTTTAAAGTTGTTTTATATTCATCATTCTCAATCAGGTTTGATGAAAAATCATATTTTCCGGAATAGTACTTTTCTAATATCTGATTAATTGCCTCATTTCCTAAACCATTATATCCGGTATCTTCCACTGGTCTCTTTGTATTAATTGAATTAATGATTTCAAAAAAAATATCCCTTTCCTTAATAGAATATAATACTTTTATAAAGCTACCCGGCTCCAGTCCAATTCCGGAATGTTTTAAAGCATTTTCAAAAAGTGTCAAAAATATAGAGGGTGGAATTTCAACAACATCCAATGTTTCATCATTCTGAATATCAAAATCAATATTAAGCTGATTATCGTATTTCAACTGATACAGCTTGGCAAGAGAATGAATGGATGAAAACTCCTGAGCCAGACTGATCTTTTCCCTGCCACTATCATAAATAATATACTGCAAAAGTTTACTAAGCTGTAAAATAGAGTCTGAGGTTTTCGCCGAAGAAACAAAACTGTTTGCATACATATTATTTAAGGTATTCAATAGAAAATGTGGATTCATCTTCGATTTTAAAAGATCAAGATAAAGCTGTTCCTTTTGCTCTCCA is a window from the Chryseobacterium sp. T16E-39 genome containing:
- a CDS encoding sensor histidine kinase → MKYRWGLLLRFQHVFFFFVFILITFFTENYFLDTPELIWSVLSVIIFNIGIYYLVYYYLVPQFYLSNKYPEFIIYALICFLVSSLFRILLEPTVFNMNFNETLSNTKFLFNVYIAQGIIILVASFLGITKDKFLIEQNVVDLGEQKEQLYLDLLKSKMNPHFLLNTLNNMYANSFVSSAKTSDSILQLSKLLQYIIYDSGREKISLAQEFSSIHSLAKLYQLKYDNQLNIDFDIQNDETLDVVEIPPSIFLTLFENALKHSGIGLEPGSFIKVLYSIKERDIFFEIINSINTKRPVEDTGYNGLGNEAINQILEKYYSGKYDFSSNLIENDEYKTTLKINLNG